The Calothrix sp. PCC 7507 DNA segment GTAATCTTTGTCACCACCATTTGCTAAATCTTCAAAGCCAAAGGAGTTGTTCCCCAACAAACGAATGTGATCTGTCTTATCTGTATTAGCACCCAAGAATGCGAAGTAAAGCTTGGGATCATTATTGGCATTACTATCAAAAAAGGCATCGGGTTTGCCATCGACAATTATAAAGGGTGCAAACAACGAATCAGCCCCAAAAGTACCGGTGTAAGAGGCTGTACCTTGGTTGGTTACCGTCAAGTCAATACCTGCAACACGCCCACGGATGGCGGCTTCGGCGTAACCAGCCTGTCCAACAAGAATATCTGCTTTACCATCGCCATTGGTGTCAATACCACCACTTTCATCAGCAACTTTATAGAATCCCACAAAGTTGTTGAATGCAGCTTCTCTGTGAACCTTAAAGTCAGCCTTCACCGATTGTCCTACACCACGTAAATCAATCAGTTCCCCTTCCTTTTTGCCTTGCAAACCTGTACCCAAAGTTACCTGTTGATTTGTTGCTTCAACCGTGACAACCAAATCCTGGAAGTTGAGAGAAAATCCTTCATTTTCTGTGTTGCTATTGGTAGCTGAGGAAAAAACGACACTTGAGAAAGAGGCTTTTCCAGACAGTACAGCTTGGGTAGTACTGTTGGATATCATATAGAATCGGAGTTTGGTATTAGACTCAAATTCTAATATGTTTGTGGAGTCAGTGGTATTAAAACCATTAGGCGAATTGCCAAGGGAGCAGAAAATCACCTTGGAACGCAAAAGAGCCACTTTTGCATAGCCTTCTGCACCAGGGGCTATGCCGTCAATCTTACCTTCATCATCATCAACATTAAATACACACAGTTCATCTACCTGTTTGGAGGCGTTGGTTTTAATCTTGATTGAGAGTTTTGCTTTATCACCTTTAATGTTGAGTTTTGTCTTAATACTAAAGATATCGCCTGTAATTTTTGTCAGTAGGCTAGTGGATTGGATATTAACAGCTGTCTTTTCATCAACTGCAAGTGTAAATACATCACTGGCTTGATCTCCAGCAATATCTTTAGCGGTAACTTTGATGTCTAGACTACCCAGATCGTTATTTGTGGGAGTGCCAGTGAAGGTAAGGGTAGTAGGATTGAAGTTCAGCCAAGTGGGTAGTAAATCATCATTTACCAGAGTAGCAGTGTAAGTGAGGATGTCTTGAGCATCTGCATCGCTGAAGGTGTCAACTGGAACGGTGAAGTTGAAGACACTATCTTCAGTGGCTTCTTGATCCTGAATTTCATTCGCCACCTCTGGCGCATGGTTGAAAGGCGTACTAAACACCACCACCGCCGAGTCATAAGATCCAGATGCATAGAGATGTTTCCCGTCAGGGCTGAGAGTTACAGAAGTGGCAGCAGCAAGTCCATCGACGCCATCTGTATCATCTTTTTGAACTTCTACAAAAGTCAACTCACCTGTTTCTTGATTGCGCTCAAATACTGCTACTGCTGAATCATAATATCCAGTAGCATAGAGATATTTCCCGTTGGGGCTGACAGTTACAGAAGTGGCAGCATTAAGTCCATCGACGCCATTTATATTATCTTTTTGAACTTCTACAAAAGTCAACTTGCCTGTTTGTTCATCGCGCTCAAACACCGCCAGCGCTGAGTCCCCAAATCCAGCAGCATAGAGAAATTTGCCGTCGGGGCTGACAGCTACGGAGTTGACAGCAGCAAGTCCATCGACACCATTTGTATCATCTTTTTGAACTTCCACAAAACTCAGCTGACCTGTTTGTTCATCGCGCTCAAACACCGATACCGCCGACTCATCAGCTCCAGCAGCATAGAGGAATTTGCCGTCGGGGCTAACAGTTACGAAGAGGGCACCAGCAAGTCCATCGACACCATTTGTATCATCTTTTTGAACTTCTACAAAACTCAGCTGGCCTGTTTGCTCATCACGCTCAAATACTGCTACCGCCGAGTCACCATATCCAGTAGCATAGAGGAATTTGCCATCAGGGCTGACAGTTACAGAAGTGGCATTAGCAAGTCCATCGACACCATTTGTATCATCTTTTTGAACTTCTACAAAACTCAGATGGCCTGTTTGTTGATTGCGCTCAAACACCGCTACCGCCGAGTCACTATATCCTGGAACATAGAGGAATTTGCCGTCGGGGCTGAGAGCGAGGGCTTCAGCACTACCAAGCCCATCAACGCCATTTATATCATCTTTTTGAACTTCTACAAAAGTCAACTCACCTGTTTGTTGATTGCGCTCAAATACCACCACCGCCGAGTCATCATACCCAGATGCATAGAGGAATTTACCGTCGAGGCTGATGGCGGCAAAGAAGCTCCCACCAAGCCCATCGACACGATTTGTATTATTTTTTTGAACTTCTACAAAATTCAGAATTTTCTTTGTCATATTTTTAGCTTTTAATACTTACTATTTATACGATTTAATTTATAAGATAAAACCGACATATGCCTTCAGTAAATTTACGATTTTATAATAGCCCAGCAAAAAAATCCCCTGAACTTATAATCCCACGGTGGTTACCTTTTAGGCATTTTTGGTGAGTAGTCACTAATCGGACTTATCTGCGGAATTCGTTGATGGTTCTTCAATTTTGCTAAATAATTATTTGAATTTATTCACGACTTATACCATTGACAAAAATCTTTGCAATCCATGAATAGTAGGGGCGTACATCTTTACATTAGTGGGCGGTTATAAACCGCGTCTACACAAACAAAACCTGCCTCCGCAGGTTTCAAATCCTTAATTTTTCCTCAGTCTGCACAGGCGGACGAGAGTTGCAAAAAATTAGGTTGGGGAGCCACTGCGTTCATAGGTGTCAACTTAAGCCACAGATGGCTTATTGCAATTACCTACCACGGACGGGAATGAATTCCAAGGCTAATAGGCAAAGTTTACTAAAGTAAACTGGGGATAAATGATAATTTTTAGTTAGCTTTAGCTTACTTTTGCTATTAGACTCAGAATTCATTCTGAGGCGGGATATGGGTTTCACGTTAAGTTGACACCAATGCACTGCGTTGCGCGGGTTTCTCATGTTGTAGCAAGTGGCGTTGGAGGCTTTGCGTAACTCAACATCCTGATATATGTCGGGTTGCGCTTCTCTTAGAGACGCTACGCGTTAAGCGTACCCCTGAGGGGAAGCAAGCTACGCGAATAGCGTATCGAAGAGAAGCTATGCCGTAGGCTTTACGCTCCACCCAACCTACACCTAATGCACCATTTTAGCCTTGACACGCCACTACATCTGTAGCGATCATTCTTCAAATTGGTATAAAAAATCATGCAAAATATGTCTAGTCACTGCCAGCGGAGCGTTCGCAATGACACAAAAGTAGCGTGAACCAAAAACCGGGAAATTCCATCAAAATCAGCAGCCTAGGCATAGCCCTACCTACTTTCTTAGTAAATATAAAATATGTGAAGAAAAATGAAGTAGGCTCAAACCCTTCTACATATAGGACTCATATTTGATTTCTGAAATACATGTAGGGGAGCCACCCTCGTGCGCGGGTTTCCCGCGTTGAGAGGAGTGGCGTTGGGCATTGCCCACCACATCCGGGTTTTGGTGGGCAATGCCCACCCTACACTTAAGATTAAAGTGTACGGAATTTTTTCAATAATCAAACCGGATTCCTATATTGCCTATTGCCTATTACCGGATTGCTATATTTAATAATTAATCAGAGGTGATATCAAATGCCTAAATGGAAACTAAATTTAATAATTAATCAGAGGTGATATCAAATGCCTAAATGGAAACTCACTACAGAATTTACATTTGACAGTGCTCACTACATCAAAGATTATGATGGTCCTTGTGGTCGGATGCATGGACATACTTATAAAGTCCACATAGAAGCCACATCATCACAGTTGCACTCTTCAGAATACTGCCCACATTCCGTGATGGTAGCCGACTTTAAAACCTTGCGTTGGGCTAAACAAGATGTGACTAAGGGGGGACTGGATCACTGTATTCTTAACGAAGTCTTGCCTCCAGAATACGAAACAACGGCTGAGATGATTGCCAAGTATATTTATGACCAAACCAAGAAACAAGTACCGGTAGGAGTGCAACTAAAAGTCAGGGTTTCAGAAACGCCTAACAGTTGGGTAGAGTATGAAGATTGACAAAGAATAAGTCAGAAGTCAGAATAAATAAGCTATTGACTCCTGCATTCTGAATACTAACGAATACCTAAATACGCTACGAAAGTTTGCTAATTCGTTTGATTCTTAATGTACATAAAGTTATAAATCGCTTTATTAAGCCTTTGATAATACTTATCTCAGCTTCGACATTTATGCGGTGATTTGCTGCCGAAATTGTGTAATCTGAAAACAACTAAGCGAATAATTAAATTGAGGTCTGATGACTCCTACGATTATGCGTCAGCTTTGGTCTGTAGTTGAAACTGCTCATGCAAAGACCCTCTTGCAGCTAGATGATGCTAGCTTGGTGCAGTGGCTAGTAAAACAAACCAACACCCAAGTGTTGTTAGAAAAAAACGAAACTGATTATCTCAGTGACTACATCCAATCGCGACTCGCCCTGATTCGCGATCTTGCTTATGAGCGACAGTGTTAATCAGTGGATCGGCACAAGTAAAGTTAATCACGAGGATCGTCATTTGTTGGACGGGTTTACCAGTTGCAAGCAAGTGACATCATTGGTGAGAATTTCCGGAATTTTGAGATCCGACAACACTACATTAGTCACTAGACAATAAGCACAAATCATAACTCTTAGTTATTGCCTATTCACCAATGAACTTATGATCTGGTTTGGGGCAAATAACCTTCTACTAAGCAGTCAGAACCTACCACACGCCAACGGACACGTTCCAAGGGTAAAGCCTCTGTCATAGAGGTAAAACCCAAGTCCCCTACAGGAGTAGGTGCATAATTACCACCAATGATTTTTGGTGCAATAAAGGCGAGGATTTTTTGTACTGCTCCTTGAGCGATCGCACTGGCAGCTAATGTACCACCACATTCCCACAGAACGCTACAAACACCCCGATCATACAAATGCGCCATGACTTGCTCTGGAGTAAGTGATGTAAATTCCACCACTTCCACACCCTGTTTAAGCAATAATTCTCTAAAATCAGGAGAGCTGCCTACCTCCGTCAACACCAAAGTAGGAGCCTCTGTAGTTTCCCACAGGCGGGCATTTTCCGGTAAATTTAGCTGACGACTCATCACCACTCGCAAGGGATTATGGAACCCTACCTGATGGCTCGTTAAGTAAGGATTATCCTGCCGCACCGTATTACCACCGACAATAACCGCATCACAAGATGCCCGTAGTAAATGTACCTCACTACGGGCATCTTGATTTGTCACCCAAGCACTGTGACCAGAAGTAGTAGCAATTTTGCCATCTAAAGTCATGGCATATTTCAAAATCCCCAAAGGTCGTTTGTGGAGAATACGATGCACAAACCCTTCATTTAGCTGCTGACAAGCCTCTTGTTCCACTCCTACCACCACTTCTATCCCCGCCGCACATAGACGGGCAATGCCACCACCTGCTACCAGTGGATTAGGGTCAACCATCCCTACTACCACTTTGGACACCCCAGCCTGAATCAACCCTTCAGAACAAGGGGGAGTGCGTCCGTAGTGATTACAAGGTTCCAGACTGACATAGATTGTGGCACCACGGGCTGCATCACCAGCCGCTCTCAAAGCAAAAACTTCTGCATGGGGTTCACCTGCACGGGGATGGAACCCTTCCCCAATAATTTCCCCATCTTTAACAATTACTGCCCCCACTAAGGGATTTGGAGAAGTGCGCCCCAAAGCTTGACGAGCGAGTTCCAAACACCGCCGCATCATTAGCCGATCAAAGTCACTTCCTGCCTTTTTCTCAGTTGAATCCATTGGCAGCGTATTTTCCAGAGTGTAGTTAGGTAGAGATGCATCTGCTTGAGCAACCACTGGGGAATTATCCATGATTTTTGGGCAACACTCTCAATATTTTCCACGCTAGCTGGTATTTTGCGTGAGC contains these protein-coding regions:
- the ribD gene encoding bifunctional diaminohydroxyphosphoribosylaminopyrimidine deaminase/5-amino-6-(5-phosphoribosylamino)uracil reductase RibD: MDNSPVVAQADASLPNYTLENTLPMDSTEKKAGSDFDRLMMRRCLELARQALGRTSPNPLVGAVIVKDGEIIGEGFHPRAGEPHAEVFALRAAGDAARGATIYVSLEPCNHYGRTPPCSEGLIQAGVSKVVVGMVDPNPLVAGGGIARLCAAGIEVVVGVEQEACQQLNEGFVHRILHKRPLGILKYAMTLDGKIATTSGHSAWVTNQDARSEVHLLRASCDAVIVGGNTVRQDNPYLTSHQVGFHNPLRVVMSRQLNLPENARLWETTEAPTLVLTEVGSSPDFRELLLKQGVEVVEFTSLTPEQVMAHLYDRGVCSVLWECGGTLAASAIAQGAVQKILAFIAPKIIGGNYAPTPVGDLGFTSMTEALPLERVRWRVVGSDCLVEGYLPQTRS
- a CDS encoding 6-carboxytetrahydropterin synthase; the protein is MPKWKLTTEFTFDSAHYIKDYDGPCGRMHGHTYKVHIEATSSQLHSSEYCPHSVMVADFKTLRWAKQDVTKGGLDHCILNEVLPPEYETTAEMIAKYIYDQTKKQVPVGVQLKVRVSETPNSWVEYED
- a CDS encoding beta-propeller fold lactonase family protein encodes the protein MTKKILNFVEVQKNNTNRVDGLGGSFFAAISLDGKFLYASGYDDSAVVVFERNQQTGELTFVEVQKDDINGVDGLGSAEALALSPDGKFLYVPGYSDSAVAVFERNQQTGHLSFVEVQKDDTNGVDGLANATSVTVSPDGKFLYATGYGDSAVAVFERDEQTGQLSFVEVQKDDTNGVDGLAGALFVTVSPDGKFLYAAGADESAVSVFERDEQTGQLSFVEVQKDDTNGVDGLAAVNSVAVSPDGKFLYAAGFGDSALAVFERDEQTGKLTFVEVQKDNINGVDGLNAATSVTVSPNGKYLYATGYYDSAVAVFERNQETGELTFVEVQKDDTDGVDGLAAATSVTLSPDGKHLYASGSYDSAVVVFSTPFNHAPEVANEIQDQEATEDSVFNFTVPVDTFSDADAQDILTYTATLVNDDLLPTWLNFNPTTLTFTGTPTNNDLGSLDIKVTAKDIAGDQASDVFTLAVDEKTAVNIQSTSLLTKITGDIFSIKTKLNIKGDKAKLSIKIKTNASKQVDELCVFNVDDDEGKIDGIAPGAEGYAKVALLRSKVIFCSLGNSPNGFNTTDSTNILEFESNTKLRFYMISNSTTQAVLSGKASFSSVVFSSATNSNTENEGFSLNFQDLVVTVEATNQQVTLGTGLQGKKEGELIDLRGVGQSVKADFKVHREAAFNNFVGFYKVADESGGIDTNGDGKADILVGQAGYAEAAIRGRVAGIDLTVTNQGTASYTGTFGADSLFAPFIIVDGKPDAFFDSNANNDPKLYFAFLGANTDKTDHIRLLGNNSFGFEDLANGGDKDYNDVIVQISLTANAV